ACCCGTCGTCAGAGACTCATCGACGAGGATGCAGTGCTCGGGCATGGCGGCGGCCAACGCATGGGCGATGCTGACCGGATGCAAGGCGCCTTGCGGGATGCTTTGGCCGTCGCGCGGTTGCGTCAGAGGTTGCACTAGCCGTGCGTCGAGGGCATCGGCAAGCATGTCGAGTCCAGCCATCGAATCCTCGTCCCTCTCGACGAGCACGTGAACCTGACAGTCCGGCGCCTTCAAGAGACTTGGCTTGTCGGGATAGCTGAAGAAGGCGATCGGCTCGCCCGTTTCGACGGTGATGATATGTTTGAACGATTTCAGGAACGCCAATGCCTGGGGCACCGCATAGGGAATGCGCTCCAGCGGTGTCCGGCCCGCCCCGCGCTCAATACGTGCGGAGAAGAATTGGGTCGCCAGACGGCAGCCGGTCTTGACGGCGATGCGACCCGCCAGTTCCAGCGCGCGGCCGCGCATCGCCTTGCCGCCCAGAATGATCAGCGTCGGATCGGCGGATTTTAAAATGCGGGCTGCCTGATCGACGCGCTCCGAGCTAGGAGGGCTCAGCTGCGTCGTCGCACGTTCGGGCCGTTGCGGCATGCCGGCGTCACCCCAGGAGAAATTGCCCGGCAAGATCAGCGTGGCGATCTGGCCAGGTTGCGCGCTGGCTTGAGCAACGGCCGCTGCCGCATCAGCGGCGATAGAGCGGGCTGAATCGGCGCGGCGCACCCAATCGCTAAGCGGACGGGCGAGACCGGCGATGTCGGAGGTCAGCGGCGCATCATACTTGAGATGATGAGTGGCATGTTCGCCGACGATGTTGACGATGCCGGAACCGGCGCGCTTGGCGTTGTGAATGTTGGCAAGGCCGTTGGCGAGGCCGGGTCCCAGGTGCAGCAGGGTCGAAGCTGGCTTGTCGCGCATCCGATACCAGCCGTCGGCCGCGCCCGTGCAAACCCCTTCGAACAGGCAGAGCACGCTTTTCATGCGCGGATTTTCGAGCGCCGCGAGGAAATGCATCTCGGACGTGCCCGGATTGGCGAAACAGACGTCGACCCCTTGGTCAGCGAGCGTGGTGACGAGACTTTCTGCACCGTTCATCAGTAACCTGCCAGTTCCCGGCCTTGGCCGACTACGCCGTAGCTTCGCGAGGGGGCCGACATCAGGAATCGATAGCCTTCAGCAAGCAGTCGTTCGAGATTCTTGGCCGAGACGTGCGGATTGCCAACCGGAACTTTATACTTGTGGCAGGTGGCCGCGATGGCTTTCATGGCATCGATGACCACCGGATGCTCGTATTGGCGCGGATAACCCAGTTCCTGGCTGAGATCGCCTTCGCCGATCAGGCAAAAGCCAATGCCAGGCACGCTGGCCAGCATGTCGTCGAGATTTTGGATTGCCGCCGTGCTCTCGATCATGAGGCCGACGAGAATTTCCCCTTCTGGCGCGAGCGGCCACACATCGGCGCGCGCGTAATATTCCGGTTGAGTGAGGCCCCAATAGCGCGCGGCATTGGCCGGTCCGTCGCCACGCACGCCGCGCGGTTCGTAGAGCGCAGCATTCTTCGGGCGAGCGTACCGGCAGGAGGCCACGGCACTGTAAGCCTGTTCCACCGTGCTGACATGCGGCCAGATCACGCCATAGACGCCGCGGTCCAACACCTGCTTGGCAAAGGACTGGTTCATCTCAACGCCATTGGCCGGGATGCGCGCCAACGGTGTGACTGACGGAGCGACGGAGCCTGACTCGGCAATCGCCTTGCGGTTGAGCATGTATTGCAACGCATCGCCAAGACCGGCGACATCGTAAGGATTATGTTCCATTTCATAGACGACGCCATCATAAGGCGCATCACTCATTTCGGCGGCGGTCTGCTTGTCGAGCTTGGCGAAAGCGGCGAACGCCGGCTTGCCAGCCTCCCAGGCACGGATCACACCATTCAGGCGATTGCTCTTGGACATATTGACCTCTGAAATCACAAGCTAGCGGAGCGCGCGGGCGTTGCCCCCATTAATTCGTCGGGCAGGGCCATTCATTCGGTGTGGCATCCGCGCTCTCTCAAGCCTGCGGCGCCCAATACATGAAGCCCATGCCTTCACCGGTGCCCGCTTCCGTGCGGTAGCAGGGCACATAATCGACAAGGGTCATCTTGGCGCCCGCTTTCTGCAACGACACCATCATAGCGCTGTAAAGTTTGATCTCGGACGTACCAGATTGATAGGATCGATCGTCGACCTCAACCAGTGCGTCGAAATCATAATCGCCGAGATAGCTGATGATCTTGCGGTCAAAGGCTTCGTCGCAGACGAAATGCGACAAACCACCGGACGCAATCACAGCCACGCGCTTGTCGCTGTCCCAGGCTTCGACCGCCTTCAACAACGCCTTGCCAAAGGCGACGCTACGCGCCATCGACGGTTGCGTCGGTGTGTAGAACGTGTTCATCAGAATTGGTACGTGGGGCGGCGGGTTGTCGTTCATCACCTGCCGATAGACGAAGCCGAATGCATGCGGGACGATCGGCTCGCCCTTCATCCAGACATTGCCGGGCCATTTCATCAAATCGGTGATGTCGAAGCCTTGTGCTTCCAGCGATCCGATGAGATGCAGGGCAAGTTCCGGGTGGCAGTGGTGCATCACCGGGTGGTCCGGCGCATAGACCGATCGCTGCGGCGGCCCGTTATGCACCTCTTCGCCAGTATAGATAGCGATCGAAGGCGTCATGTCGACAAAAATCTCTTTCTGATCTTTGCCGAGAATGATAGCGACATCGACATTGGCGGCTTCATAGGCACGGCGCATTTCCGCGATCGCCGCCGTGCAACGTGCCGAGCGTACCTGGCGCTCTTCCAGCGTCAGAAGGCGATCGAACCCTTCAGCCCGGCGCTCGTCGTAAAGTTCGGGATAGGTCCAGGTCCTATTGCGATACCAGAGAGTCGGATTCTTCCGGTCACGCTCCCCATTGCCGAGCCAATCCTCCGCCTTTTGACCGAGCATCCCGCTATGCGGGATGGCCATTCCAAATACGATCTGCGCCATGGCTTCGACTTTCCGTTGTGAATTGAACGTACCGTGAAAAGATTATGCTTTCGCCACGTCCGGCGCCGTCTGAACACGCGGCGCCCATTTCGGCCGCAGCAGTACCGCCGTGTTGACGGCGCCGATGAGCAGGAAAACAAAAATAACCATCATCGGCAGTTCGTAAGTGCCGCTGACATGCAGCAACCATCCCGACAGGCTGGCCGATATACCGCCGGCAAGGCTGGTGGCGAGCTGCTGCACGCCGGTCGCAAGCCCGATCGCCGGCTTGGGGATCAAGGTCAGCTTGCACAACGCCAGATTGTTGGCCGTCGTGAGCCCCAACAGCGTCAGCGACAGCACGTTCCAGAACAGCGCCATTTGCAGCGTCGGGGCAAAAGCGCCGAACAGAACCGTGCTACCGCCGATGAAGCCGGCGATGATGAAGGTTTTGCGGACGAACACCGCATCACCGCCGCGCTCGATGATCCGGTCGGCCGCCCAACCGGCGATCGTGGCGACGATGGCGATTCCGATGAAGCTGAAGAACGTGTAGAGGCCCGAACTTTGCAGCGAAAGACCACGCTGCTCGACGAGATAGGCCGGCATCCAGGTCATGCAGTAGAAGGTGAAATAGCCGTAACAGAAATTGTTGATCATCGCGCCCCAGATGACCGGGCTTTTCAGGAGCGCGACCAATGTCACCGATGATGCCTTCTTCCGGTTTCCGGCCGCTTCCGCTTTCGACGGCAGATCGTTCCGAGTCACCATGAGCCAAGGGATCAGCCACAACATGCCGGCGATACCCGTGGCCAGGAACATGAGCTTCCATGAGTAATTGTCGATGAGCCACGCGGCGATTGGCGCACCGAGAGCCGGCCCAATTTTACCGCCCGTCGACAGCACGCCGGCGGCGAAGCCCTTATGGCTTTCGCCCATGTTGCTGCCGATCCAGCGGTAGCTTGCGGGGATCACGACGGCCTCAGCCGCGCCGACGAGGAGGCGCATAAAGATCAAGGCGGCCAACGCCGTGACGAGGCCGGTGAGCGCTGTCGCCAGACACCAGATGGCGAAGAACGCCGCATAGGGCCATTTGACGCCATACCGATCGACGATCCAGCCCATCGGCAATTGCATCAAACCGTAGGTCCAGAAGAAGGCTGAGTTCAGCCAGCCACGGTCAACACTGTTGAGCACGAAATAGTCAACAAAGTTCTTGTCGGCGAGCGCCGACGAGAGGCTGGTGCGGTCGACGAAGGAGATGAGGAGACCGAACGTCAGCAGAGTTAGAACGGTCCAGAGGCGACCCGATGGCTCCTGGATGGTCAAGGACGGGGCATGCCCTTCGTTTGAACTCGACACCGCCATGCCTCTTTCCCTTATCGACCGTACATTGCTCGTCAGCCCGCCAGCGCGGGATAGAGCTTCTGCGCGGTCGTGGCGAAAATCTTGCTCTGGTCGGTGGCCGAAAGCGATTTCAGCCGATCCTTCGCCGTCGCCAGAATCTCCGTCAGCGCGCCTTCGGAACTGGGAAAATTGGAGCCCCAAGCCATGCGGTCGGCGCCGAACGTCGCCACCAGTTTGGCGAACAGAGTTTCGGGCGTCGCCGCGCCGCGTTTCGCGTCGGCCATGATGCGCGGCGTCAGCTTGAGATAGATGGATTTGATCGGTGCCAGGTCGAACAGGCTTTGCGCCTTGGCATAAGGCGCCCCATCGGTGACATCCGGACGGCCGAGATGGTCGAGAATGATCGGCACGTTCGGGAATCGATGGGCCAGCGCCGCGACGGGCGCCAAGCCGATCGGCCCGGTCTGGATACACATCGGCAGACCCAATTCGCCGCAGAGTTCCCACGCCGGAAACGAACGTGGATCTTCCAGATCGCTCGGATCGAAATCCTTCGTGCTGCCGCCAGTGAACAGGCGCAGGCCGACCAGCCCTCGGTCCACCCAGCGATGAATTTCCTCCGTCGCATCGGGCTGGAGAATGTCGATGGAACCGACCGCCACAAGGCGATCGGAATATTGGGCACAGGCATCGGCCACATAGCTGTTGTCGAAACCGTAGGTGGTCGAAGAATGAACGACGGCGGCTTTGTCGACGCTGGCGTCGTCCATAGCCGCGATCAACGTCTCGACCGTGCAAGGTCGCTCCCGCGACCAGTCGGAGCGTTTGCCGAACAGCGGCGCCAACGGATAACGGTTCGCATCATCGGAGATGACATGCGGGTGGATGTCGACATAAGAAACCATGGAATCCTCCGGGGTGCATCGCCCCTTTTTCTGGCCGCTGATCGACTGTGATCCCGCCAGGAGCCTTTGAAAAATTGAACTGCTGCAGCGCCGATCACTTCTTCGCGCTTCAGCGACCCTGTGCCTTCAGTCTGGCGTCGAGCCGCGGATAGACGCGGCGGGCGTTGCCTTCGAAAATCTTCTGCCGATCCATCGCGGTCAGTTCGACCAACGCGTCGACATAACGTTTTGTGTCGTCGAAGTAGTTTCCGGTGTTGGGGTCCTTGCCACGCACCGCACCGATCATTTCCGACCCAAACAGAACGTTGCTCGAAGGTATGACCTCGGTGAGCAAGGCGACGCCCGGTTTGTGATAGACACAGGTATCGAAGAAGATGTTATCGAGCAGGCCTTCCAGCGGCCGGTTCATAATCTCCAGCGACATGCCGCGATAGCGGCCCCAGTGATAGGGCACTGCACCGCCGCCGTGCGGGATCACGAAACGCAAGGTCGGAAAGTTCTTAAAGAGATCGGACTGCAACACCTGCATGAAGACCGATGTGTCGGCGTTGAGATAATGCGCCCCGGTTCCATGGGCATTGGGATTGCAGGACGCGGCGACGTGGATCATCGCCGGCACGTCGAGTTCGACGAGCACTTCATAGAGAGGATACCACTCGCGGTCGGTCATCGGCTTTCCGGTCCAATAGCCGCCGCTCGGATCAGGATTGAGATTACAGCCAACAAAGCCAAACTCCTCGATGCAACGCCGCAGCTCCGGAATGCTGTTCGCCGGCGGCGCACCGGGCGATTGAGGCAGTTGGCAGACCGGCGCAAAATTCTCCGGGAAGAGTTCGCTCACCCGCTGCACCGTGTCGTTCGAGACCCGGGCCCATTCGAGGCTCGTCCGCTCGTTGCCCAGATGATGCGACATCAGACCGGCGATGGGCGAAAACAAAGTCAGATCGCTGCCGCGTTCCTTTTGCAGCTTGAGCTGACCATTGCCGATCGCGTCGCGAATCTGATCGTCGGTCAGATAGGCTTCGCTCATCTTCGGCGCGTTGGCCGGATCGTCGGCGGTAGCTATCTGCCTGGCGCGCCAATCGCGAAACGATTTCGGGACGGTCGTGAAATGACCGTGGCAATCAATGATCATTATCAAGCCCGCTGCGGATCGACGAAGAGTTCTTCCATGGACATACGCCGCGGCGTCAGCCCTTGCTTGAACGAGGTCTGTTCGAGTGCTTCGATAGTTTTGAGATTGGCGGGGAGTCCGTAGGGCAGGGGATCGTGTCCGACGATTTTGCGAAGTTTGGCATATTTGCTGTCCACGCCATTCTTCGGTCCTTCGGCGTCGAGGCGCGCAAGCCATTCGTCCTTGGCGCGCGAGAAGGCATCGAACAGCGATTTCGCGATCCACGGGTTTTCGGCCAGCACAGAATCCTTCACCACGATGGTGCCATGCATCGGATAGATGCCGGTGCGCTTGTAGTAGTCGTTCTCCAGGGCTTCGGCGTCGGGGAAGAGGTCTGGATAATTCGCATCAAGTTCCTTCCACCCACCTGTCGGCGCGCCCGAGCGGCCGATGCCGGCTGCCGCATCGAAGCCAGCCGACAGTTCGCCGTCGATCATCATGTCGGCGAGGGAGCGGCCTTGCGGCGCATGGATGACATTGGCCGGTAGCTTGAGCTGCGTCACGTGCTCTTCGTCGTCGACCACCCAAGTCACCTTGTCGTTATCGAGACCGAATTCGTCCATCAATACCTGGCGCGTCCACACGCCAGTGGTGACCGAATAGGCGCGAACGCCGACTTTCTTGCCTTCGAGATCCTTAGGCGAACGGATGTTCGCATCCGGGCGTACAAGTAGGCCGCCATGATGGAAGCGGCGCGTGACGAAGATCGGCAGCGCTACGAACGGAGCACCATAAGCGCGCGCGATGATATAGGTCGTCGGCGCGAGTTCGCAGACATCGAACTCGACATCGCGCACCATACGCCGGAACGCGCCGATCTGCGGATTGACCGTGATGATCTCGGCATCGACCCCTTCGATGGGGATCGAACCATTCCGAATCGCCGATGTATGCGGATGTTCGGCAACTGCGATTTTCAAATGAACCTTCCCGCCCATGATCTTCTCCTGTTGTTAGCGGCTCGCAAAATACATGCGCGTATGAGCCACGTGTTGGATCAACAGGGCGATCGAATGGGTGAAGTGTCAACGCAGGCTGCATGTAAATGCGGGGGCCGCGACGCAGAAGTTATAAGGCTGCTCAATCCTTGATCGAAAATGTGGGCATGCAGGGAGGCCTCATGCCATCACTTTCCTGCTGAACAAGAGATAAGTTTTATGCTTATCGTGATAAGAAATGCCTTCACTCGAACCGTATTTAGCGGCGCCGCAGCCGCAAGCTCAGGCATGAAAGCGACCCCGAAGATTCAAATATTATGTTTCAAATCAATGTAATAATACAATCCATCTACTGAGCGGGCTCCTGGCCGATCAGAATGCTGCAAAGCTATCCTTAGCTTGTCGCCTCATAAATATGACGATACATGAAGCGCTCGGGAGGGCATTCAATGGCCGCGACCACCGGCATCGAGAAGGCAGCCGACCTCAGCTTTCGGCAGCTGCGCGTTTTCGAGACCATCGGCGATCTCAAGAGCGTCCGGCGCGCATCGGAAGAATGCGGGCTATCACAACCCGCCGTGACGCAAGCGCTTGCCAAGCTCGAACAAAAGATCGGCGCCGAACTCGTCGATAGATGCGCCAGCGGTAGCTATCTCAATGAACTTGGCGCAGTGTTTCATGCGCGTGTGAAGCGCTTCTTCCAACAGATTGCCATCGCCATCACGGAGGCGGGCGCCGCCGCGACGCCGGAAAGCGCACGCTGGGCTGCCAATCGGCTGACGCGTTCGCAAATCCGGATTCTGCTTGCGGTCATCGCACATGGTTCGCGCGAACGTGCGTCGGAGGCTTTGGACATTTCAGCTACGTCCTTGCAACGAGCAGCGCGCATACTGGAAAGCAATCTGCGCATTTCGCTGTTTTATCGCACCGGAGCCGGCATGATCGTGAGCCCCATTGGCGTGCGTTTTGGCAGCAAGGTGAAGCTCGCGTTGCAAGAAATCGAATGGGGAATCGAGGAGCTGGAAAGCGCACAGGGCTGTAGCAGCCGGCAGATCGTCGTTGGCGCCATGCCTTCAGGCGGCAGTGTCCTGGTGGCCTCTATTCTTGATGATTTTCTGCGACTGCATCCTCATGCCGATATCCGCATCCTCAACGATAGCGCCGCTTTGATGATCAAGAGCCTCGCCGTCGGCGACGTCGATGTGGTGATCGGCCTTTTGCCGGAAGCCGGCGGAGCGGACCTGGTCAGCGAAGCCCTGGCGCAGACGCCTTACTTGATCGTCGCGCGCCGGGGACATCCGCTGGCGCGCAAAGGCCGCGTCACGCTCGACGACCTCCTTGCCTACGATTGGGTTCAGGGCCATGCGGGTTCGCGGCGGCGCGCATCCTTCGAGCATTTGTTCGCCGGCCGCTCCGGCCCACGATCGCCCATTACCACATCGGCCATCAATGTGATCCGGCACCTCGTCGGCAGTAGCGACCGCTTGACGTTGATGACGACCTACGAACTGGAGCATGAGGATCCGGAATTGTGTGCGATTCCGTTTAGTCCGATCCTACCTGTACCCTCGATCGGCATCACCAAGCGTGCCAATTGGTTGCCGACACGTCTTCATGCCGATTTCATCGAAATGGTGCGCGCCCATGTTGCCGCGAAATCGACATCGGTATCCGTGCGCAAAATCGGCTGACGCCCTCCGATCATCGTGGCGGAAAAAATGCGACATTCGCCGGCTTTGCAATCGCGAGACTATGAGGGGACGCCGACAATTTGCCAGACCCAGCGTCGATGGCAAAGAGGGTGAGCGTGCCGGAACCTTGATTTGCGACGATCATCCATTTGCCGCTTGGTGTGATCCGCGCATGCCAGGGGATCTGTCCGCCGCTTGGCAAGGTTTGCAGGAGCGCGAGGGCCCCAGAAGCTGGGTCGACCGCATAGGCTTGGATCGCGCTTTGGCCACGATTCAGCGCATAAAGGAAGCGTCCATCGCGCGACAATACGATCTCAGATGCACCTTTGCCGCCCGCATAGTCCGGCGCATCAAGAGCGATCCGCGTTTGCTCGGTGAGATGACCTGAAGCAGCATTCCAGGCAAGAGTGAAAATCTCGCTGCTGAGTTCGCTCAGCACAAAGGCAAAGCGTCCATCGCGCGAGAACGAGAGGTGTCGCGGTCCCGAGCCTGGCGGGAAAGCCGCGAACGGCATTGAACCTGGCGAAAGCGTCTTATTGGCTCTATCCCAGCGATAGACGAAGACCCGATCGGCGCCCATATCCGCGGCCAGGACGAAGCGCTCGCTCGGATCCAACGCAACACCATGCGCGTGCGGGCTGGTCTGGCGGCGGTGCGGGCCCGATCCGGTATTGGTTTGTACCGAGCTCACAGGTTCCAGCTTTCCGTCTGGCAGAACCGGAAGAGCACTGACCTGGCCGCCACCGAAATTAGCGACGATCAGAGCGGCGCCCTTCGCGTCATAGGCAAGGTGCGTCGCACCACCGCCGCCCGAACCAACGCGGTTCAAGGCCCGCAAACGTCCGCCCGGCTGTTCGATCACGAAACTGGCGACACTCCCTTCGGATTTGCCATCGTTACCAACCTCACTCACAGCGTAGAGCAGGGGGCGTTGTGGGTCTATTTCGAGCCATGTTGGGCGCTCGGCTTCGGCGGCGAGCTCGCCTCCTGTCAATTCACCGCTTGTTTCGTCGAGCAGCGCCGCATGAATGCCTTGACCCGGTCCACTACCTTGCGTGCCGACGAACACGGCCGTACGGTTGGCGACGGGCGCGTTATCCTCCGCCCAGGCGTTGCCGCCCGTACCCAAGAGAGCGAGGCAGCCTCCCCATAGAACGAAGCGACGCCACATGGCTATCTTCCCTTCAGGCTCATCGGCTTGAGACCAACGGCAGGCCTTTGGCTCCAAACAGTCTGCGCGGCAGATAGAGCGGCATAGAATCTTCCCACTTGCTGTCGGTGAGCATGCGCTTGTCGCTGCCGTCGGCGTTCATAATGTATATCTGTCCATATTGCTGGAACGTCTGATCATA
This sequence is a window from Beijerinckia sp. 28-YEA-48. Protein-coding genes within it:
- a CDS encoding acetolactate synthase large subunit, whose product is MNGAESLVTTLADQGVDVCFANPGTSEMHFLAALENPRMKSVLCLFEGVCTGAADGWYRMRDKPASTLLHLGPGLANGLANIHNAKRAGSGIVNIVGEHATHHLKYDAPLTSDIAGLARPLSDWVRRADSARSIAADAAAAVAQASAQPGQIATLILPGNFSWGDAGMPQRPERATTQLSPPSSERVDQAARILKSADPTLIILGGKAMRGRALELAGRIAVKTGCRLATQFFSARIERGAGRTPLERIPYAVPQALAFLKSFKHIITVETGEPIAFFSYPDKPSLLKAPDCQVHVLVERDEDSMAGLDMLADALDARLVQPLTQPRDGQSIPQGALHPVSIAHALAAAMPEHCILVDESLTTGRETMGLTAGAPPHDTIQNMGGSIGYGTPVATGAALACPDRRTFCLVGDGSAMYTIQSLWTQARESLPVTTIIFANNSYQILKSEFANMGFGQPGPQALAMIDIDRPTIDWVAMAKSMGVPGVRVEDAGDFYQAMVRSTQAAGPMLIEVKIH
- a CDS encoding aldolase/citrate lyase family protein yields the protein MSKSNRLNGVIRAWEAGKPAFAAFAKLDKQTAAEMSDAPYDGVVYEMEHNPYDVAGLGDALQYMLNRKAIAESGSVAPSVTPLARIPANGVEMNQSFAKQVLDRGVYGVIWPHVSTVEQAYSAVASCRYARPKNAALYEPRGVRGDGPANAARYWGLTQPEYYARADVWPLAPEGEILVGLMIESTAAIQNLDDMLASVPGIGFCLIGEGDLSQELGYPRQYEHPVVIDAMKAIAATCHKYKVPVGNPHVSAKNLERLLAEGYRFLMSAPSRSYGVVGQGRELAGY
- a CDS encoding protocatechuate 3,4-dioxygenase — encoded protein: MAQIVFGMAIPHSGMLGQKAEDWLGNGERDRKNPTLWYRNRTWTYPELYDERRAEGFDRLLTLEERQVRSARCTAAIAEMRRAYEAANVDVAIILGKDQKEIFVDMTPSIAIYTGEEVHNGPPQRSVYAPDHPVMHHCHPELALHLIGSLEAQGFDITDLMKWPGNVWMKGEPIVPHAFGFVYRQVMNDNPPPHVPILMNTFYTPTQPSMARSVAFGKALLKAVEAWDSDKRVAVIASGGLSHFVCDEAFDRKIISYLGDYDFDALVEVDDRSYQSGTSEIKLYSAMMVSLQKAGAKMTLVDYVPCYRTEAGTGEGMGFMYWAPQA
- a CDS encoding MFS transporter; its protein translation is MAVSSSNEGHAPSLTIQEPSGRLWTVLTLLTFGLLISFVDRTSLSSALADKNFVDYFVLNSVDRGWLNSAFFWTYGLMQLPMGWIVDRYGVKWPYAAFFAIWCLATALTGLVTALAALIFMRLLVGAAEAVVIPASYRWIGSNMGESHKGFAAGVLSTGGKIGPALGAPIAAWLIDNYSWKLMFLATGIAGMLWLIPWLMVTRNDLPSKAEAAGNRKKASSVTLVALLKSPVIWGAMINNFCYGYFTFYCMTWMPAYLVEQRGLSLQSSGLYTFFSFIGIAIVATIAGWAADRIIERGGDAVFVRKTFIIAGFIGGSTVLFGAFAPTLQMALFWNVLSLTLLGLTTANNLALCKLTLIPKPAIGLATGVQQLATSLAGGISASLSGWLLHVSGTYELPMMVIFVFLLIGAVNTAVLLRPKWAPRVQTAPDVAKA
- a CDS encoding amidohydrolase family protein, with the protein product MVSYVDIHPHVISDDANRYPLAPLFGKRSDWSRERPCTVETLIAAMDDASVDKAAVVHSSTTYGFDNSYVADACAQYSDRLVAVGSIDILQPDATEEIHRWVDRGLVGLRLFTGGSTKDFDPSDLEDPRSFPAWELCGELGLPMCIQTGPIGLAPVAALAHRFPNVPIILDHLGRPDVTDGAPYAKAQSLFDLAPIKSIYLKLTPRIMADAKRGAATPETLFAKLVATFGADRMAWGSNFPSSEGALTEILATAKDRLKSLSATDQSKIFATTAQKLYPALAG
- a CDS encoding amidohydrolase family protein, which translates into the protein MIIDCHGHFTTVPKSFRDWRARQIATADDPANAPKMSEAYLTDDQIRDAIGNGQLKLQKERGSDLTLFSPIAGLMSHHLGNERTSLEWARVSNDTVQRVSELFPENFAPVCQLPQSPGAPPANSIPELRRCIEEFGFVGCNLNPDPSGGYWTGKPMTDREWYPLYEVLVELDVPAMIHVAASCNPNAHGTGAHYLNADTSVFMQVLQSDLFKNFPTLRFVIPHGGGAVPYHWGRYRGMSLEIMNRPLEGLLDNIFFDTCVYHKPGVALLTEVIPSSNVLFGSEMIGAVRGKDPNTGNYFDDTKRYVDALVELTAMDRQKIFEGNARRVYPRLDARLKAQGR
- a CDS encoding ABC transporter substrate-binding protein, coding for MGGKVHLKIAVAEHPHTSAIRNGSIPIEGVDAEIITVNPQIGAFRRMVRDVEFDVCELAPTTYIIARAYGAPFVALPIFVTRRFHHGGLLVRPDANIRSPKDLEGKKVGVRAYSVTTGVWTRQVLMDEFGLDNDKVTWVVDDEEHVTQLKLPANVIHAPQGRSLADMMIDGELSAGFDAAAGIGRSGAPTGGWKELDANYPDLFPDAEALENDYYKRTGIYPMHGTIVVKDSVLAENPWIAKSLFDAFSRAKDEWLARLDAEGPKNGVDSKYAKLRKIVGHDPLPYGLPANLKTIEALEQTSFKQGLTPRRMSMEELFVDPQRA
- a CDS encoding LysR substrate-binding domain-containing protein translates to MAATTGIEKAADLSFRQLRVFETIGDLKSVRRASEECGLSQPAVTQALAKLEQKIGAELVDRCASGSYLNELGAVFHARVKRFFQQIAIAITEAGAAATPESARWAANRLTRSQIRILLAVIAHGSRERASEALDISATSLQRAARILESNLRISLFYRTGAGMIVSPIGVRFGSKVKLALQEIEWGIEELESAQGCSSRQIVVGAMPSGGSVLVASILDDFLRLHPHADIRILNDSAALMIKSLAVGDVDVVIGLLPEAGGADLVSEALAQTPYLIVARRGHPLARKGRVTLDDLLAYDWVQGHAGSRRRASFEHLFAGRSGPRSPITTSAINVIRHLVGSSDRLTLMTTYELEHEDPELCAIPFSPILPVPSIGITKRANWLPTRLHADFIEMVRAHVAAKSTSVSVRKIG
- a CDS encoding lactonase family protein; this translates as MWRRFVLWGGCLALLGTGGNAWAEDNAPVANRTAVFVGTQGSGPGQGIHAALLDETSGELTGGELAAEAERPTWLEIDPQRPLLYAVSEVGNDGKSEGSVASFVIEQPGGRLRALNRVGSGGGGATHLAYDAKGAALIVANFGGGQVSALPVLPDGKLEPVSSVQTNTGSGPHRRQTSPHAHGVALDPSERFVLAADMGADRVFVYRWDRANKTLSPGSMPFAAFPPGSGPRHLSFSRDGRFAFVLSELSSEIFTLAWNAASGHLTEQTRIALDAPDYAGGKGASEIVLSRDGRFLYALNRGQSAIQAYAVDPASGALALLQTLPSGGQIPWHARITPSGKWMIVANQGSGTLTLFAIDAGSGKLSASPHSLAIAKPANVAFFPPR